The Ignavibacteriales bacterium genomic sequence TTGAACATGTTTTAAGCGATTTTGATACTTCGTTTAACCTAAAATATGCTGCGCTTAGATATTTCAATGCAGCAGGTGCCTCTTTTTCAGGAGAGATTGGTGAAAGCCACGATCCGGAACCACACCTGATTCCAATTGTGCTGCAGGCTGCTTTAGGAAAAAGAGAGAAGGTTTTTATTTACGGGGATGATTATCCTACCGAGGATGGCACCTGTATCCGCGATTATATCCACGTTTATGATTTGGCGGATGCACATGTAAAAGCTTTGGAATATTTAAATGAAAATAATAAATCAATAATTGTTAATCTTGGTACTGGGAATGGTTATTCTGTAAAAGAAATTATTGATGAAGCAAGAAAAATTACTGGCAAAGAAATTAAAGCAGTAATTTCTGAAAGGAGACCTGGCGATCCTGCCGTGCTTATTGCTGATAACAAAAAAGCAAAAGAAGTTTTAGGCTGGATTCCAAAGTATGGATTGAAAGAAATTATTTCAAGTGCGTGGGAGTGGCATAAGAATCCGAAATATTGATTTTTGAAATTTACATATCATAAAGACGTGTCATTTCTTATATTTGATCAACTTATTTTCAATAAAAAGATTCAGAGAAAAAAATGAAAGGAATAATCTTAGCCGGTGGCGCTGGTTCACGTCTTTATCCAACTACAAAAGTTTACAGCAAACAGCTTACAGTCATTTACGATAAACCATTAATCTATTATCCATTATCTATCTTGATGTTGGGCGGAATTAAGGAAATACTTATTATCTCCAACAAAGAGACTATTCCATTTTATAAACAACTTTTTGGTGATGGCTCACAGTTTGGTATATCGCTTCAGTATGAACTTCAGAATGCACCGAACGGAATTGCCGAAGCTTTTATTCTTGGTGATAAATTCATTGGCAGCGATCAAGTAACATTAATACTTGGTGATAACATTTTTTATGGCAAACTTGATTTCTTTTACAAAGCGATGCAACAGAAAGACGGCGCAACAATTTTTGGTTATCAAGTAACTGACCCGGAAAGATATGGCATTGTAGAGTTTGACATAGACGGAAATGCAATTTCAATTGAAGAAAAACCAGAAAAACCAAAATCGAATTACGCTGTTCCCGGTTTATATGTTTATGATAATATGGTGGTTGATATTTCGAAGAATCTAAAACCATCTCCACGGGGTGAACTTGAAATAACAGATGTAAATATTAAATATCTTGAAAAAGGTAAATTGAAAGTAGAAAAAATTGGACGTGGTGTTGCCTGGTTAGATACAGGAACACCGGAAGCTTTGCTGCAGGCATCTAACTTTTTTGGAGTTATAGAAAGCAGACAAGGATTGAAAGTAGCCTGTATAGAAGAGATTGCTTACAATATGAATTTTATATCTCAAATGGAGTTTGAAAACCTGGTTAATACAATTCCAAAATCGCTTTATAAAGATTACCTTCTGAAAATTTTAAAGGAAGGTTAAGCGATGGAGATTATTAAAACGGAATTGGATGGAGTGCTATTAATTCAACCGGATGTTTATCCGGATTCCCGCGGATTCTTTCTTGAATCATATAATAAAAAACGATATGAAGAAGCTGGTGTTAAAGAAATTTTTGTTCAGGATAATATTTCCAAATCTGTAAAAGGAACTATCCGCGGACTACATTATCAGGTTGGCGAATTTGCTCAGGGAAAATTATGCTACGTTCTTTTTGGAAAAGTTTTAGATGTTGCGGTTGATGTTCGGTTTAACTCACCAACTTTCGGGAAATATGCTTCGATTGAATTAACATCAGAGAAAAAAAATCAGATCTGGATTCCACCAGGTTTTGCTCATGGTTTTGCAGTACTTTCTGATGAAGCTGTTTTTTGTTATAAGTGTACCGCTCTTTATAGTAAACCAAATGAAAGAGCAATTCTTTACAATGATCCAGATATTGCTATTGATTGGAATATAGAAAATCAAATCGTTTCTGAAAAGGATTTACAAGCAAAACGGTTTAAAGAAATCGAGAAGGATTTTATATTCTAAATTTTTCCGAATAAGTGAATATTAAATAAAACCATCCTTTAGGATTATTTGTTTGTTTTGTGTTATTCTTTTGGGTAACACTTTTTATAGTATTCCTAAAGTAAATACAATCGCCTTATCGTTGTAATCATTTAGTGTTAAAATTAATTCCAGGTTAAATACGATTTGAACACTATATGTATGTAAAATTCTAATTCCAG encodes the following:
- the galE gene encoding UDP-glucose 4-epimerase GalE, producing MKILVTGGAGYIGSHVVRMLLEKNHEVVIIDNLSRGHIESVPAGVEFEQVDLLDSNKLQSAISKHQVDAAIHFAAFAYVGESVENPGLYYANNVVGSINLINALHKNNVKKIVFSSTCSLYGNPERVPISEDESLKPINPYAKTKFMIEHVLSDFDTSFNLKYAALRYFNAAGASFSGEIGESHDPEPHLIPIVLQAALGKREKVFIYGDDYPTEDGTCIRDYIHVYDLADAHVKALEYLNENNKSIIVNLGTGNGYSVKEIIDEARKITGKEIKAVISERRPGDPAVLIADNKKAKEVLGWIPKYGLKEIISSAWEWHKNPKY
- the rfbC gene encoding dTDP-4-dehydrorhamnose 3,5-epimerase → MEIIKTELDGVLLIQPDVYPDSRGFFLESYNKKRYEEAGVKEIFVQDNISKSVKGTIRGLHYQVGEFAQGKLCYVLFGKVLDVAVDVRFNSPTFGKYASIELTSEKKNQIWIPPGFAHGFAVLSDEAVFCYKCTALYSKPNERAILYNDPDIAIDWNIENQIVSEKDLQAKRFKEIEKDFIF
- the rfbA gene encoding glucose-1-phosphate thymidylyltransferase RfbA, which translates into the protein MKGIILAGGAGSRLYPTTKVYSKQLTVIYDKPLIYYPLSILMLGGIKEILIISNKETIPFYKQLFGDGSQFGISLQYELQNAPNGIAEAFILGDKFIGSDQVTLILGDNIFYGKLDFFYKAMQQKDGATIFGYQVTDPERYGIVEFDIDGNAISIEEKPEKPKSNYAVPGLYVYDNMVVDISKNLKPSPRGELEITDVNIKYLEKGKLKVEKIGRGVAWLDTGTPEALLQASNFFGVIESRQGLKVACIEEIAYNMNFISQMEFENLVNTIPKSLYKDYLLKILKEG